One genomic segment of Helianthus annuus cultivar XRQ/B chromosome 14, HanXRQr2.0-SUNRISE, whole genome shotgun sequence includes these proteins:
- the LOC110906081 gene encoding fasciclin-like arabinogalactan protein 12, with the protein MTPHFLTFQLSIPLIFLLCTTTIAQPAPAPAPGPPLPTNITKILEKASQYTTLIRLYGITKVGDQINTQLNNSQQGMTVLAPPDSAFSSLAPGVLNSLNDQQKDELVKFHVIPTFISTSQFQTLSNPLRTQAGDSTYYNFPLNITTNGTSVNLTTGVVNATLQNTIYTDGQLAVYQVDKVLLPMSLFGPQPPAAAPAPEPEKKKKKKKAGDDDTPATDSTASSSVDLRLGLHGLMGGLIGFIATFYL; encoded by the coding sequence ATGACACCACATTTTCTCACCTTCCAACTCTCAATACCACTCATATTCCTCCTATGCACCACCACCATAGCTCAACCGGCACCGGCCCCGGCCCCCGGACCACCACTTCCCACCAACATCACCAAAATCTTAGAAAAAGCTAGCCAATACACCACCCTAATCCGCCTCTATGGCATAACCAAAGTTGGTGACCAAATAAACACACAACTCAACAACTCCCAACAAGGCATGACCGTGCTAGCACCACCCGACAGCGCCTTCTCCAGCCTTGCCCCAGGCGTGCTCAACTCGCTCAACGACCAACAAAAGGACGAACTCGTTAAATTCCATGTCATCCCCACGTTCATATCCACCTCACAATTCCAAACCCTAAGCAATCCATTGAGGACACAAGCCGGTGATAGCACTTACTATAACTTTCCATTGAATATTACGACTAACGGCACCTCGGTTAATCTAACTACGGGTGTTGTTAATGCCACGCTGCAGAATACGATCTACACTGATGGTCAACTTGCTGTGTATCAAGTGGACAAGGTTCTTTTGCCCATGAGCTTGTTTGGTCCTCAACCACCAGCGGCCGCACCCGCACCCGAGCccgaaaagaagaagaagaagaagaaagctgGGGATGATGATACTCCGGCTACGGACAGTACTGCTAGCTCGAGTGTTGATTTACGTCTTGGTTTGCATGGCTTGATGGGGGGATTAATTGGTTTCATTGCAACGTTTTATTTGTAA